Genomic DNA from Clostridium sp. BJN0013:
ATAAAAGAAAAAATTCTTATTAATCCCGGAAGCATGTATAGTTTTTCTAATAATCAAAATTTAAGAATATCTTATTCCTATGCTTCAATTGACCAAATGGAAATGGGACTTAAAAAACTATCCCATATAATTAGAAAATTAGAAAAAGAACAAAATAGTTGTTAAATCAAGTGATTTTAAGATTTAACAACTATTTTTGTGTGTTTGGTTGGCATAAGTTTTATTTTCTTGGATGGAGATAACAGATGGCATTACTATTATAATTTGTAATAGGTCTCTGTTAAGACACTAAAAAAATCAATTCAACAAGGGGAAGATAACTATGATGAAATATTTAATACAAGGATTTATACTTGGCATTAGCTATGTGGCACCTATAGGAATGCAAAATTTATATGTGATAAATACAGCTGTAGCTATGAGCAGAAGGAGAGCTTATGAAACAGCATTTATTACTATATTTTTTGACATAACCTTATCTGTTGCAAGTTTTTTTGGAATAGGTATACTTATAGATAATTTTTATTTTTTAAAGCTATTGATTTTTCTTTTGGGAACCATTGTTATTATCTATATAGGAATATCACTTATTAAGTCCAAGCCTCAACTGTCAAAGGATAACATAAATATAGACATGTCCTTATGTAAATTGGCAGCAGCCTGTTTTACAGTAACCTGGCTTAACCCTCAGGCTATAATAGATGGCTCACTGCTGCTGGGGGGCTTTAGGGCATCCATGCCTTTATATGCCTGTAAATTTTTTATTGCCGGAGTATGCATGGCATCCTTTATATGGTTTATTTTTCTTGCTACAGTTTTTTCAATTTTAAAAAATAATCTCAATGAAAATATATTTGGAAAAATAAATATAATTTGCGGCAGTGTGGTTATTTTTTATGGAGTAAAATTGGGACACAATTTTTTAAAACTTATACTTCATTCATAGATTATATTTAGATAAACAGCTGCATATTTGAATTAACGGCATCTTTTAAGTAATCTTTTGCTTCGATTATTTCAACTTCAGGAAGAAGTTCCTCCTTTTTAAATCCCATAATTTCTACTGAAAGCTTACAACCATAAAATTTTACTCCTTTTTTTAGGGCTCCTTTTAAAAAAGCTGTGATGCTTGGAGTATCCTCTTCTTTCATCATGGCCTTAAGCATTTCCTTCCCTATGCCGCTAAAATTCATTTTAGATAATGGCAGCTCTTCAATGCCATTTGGCGTCATCATGGAAAACATTTTTTCATAAACAGTTTTATTTTCACAAGGAGGGGCTTTAGGATCACGTACAAGGAGAAGCCCCCAAAAACCAAAAAATATTGATACGTCTATGTCTATTTCTCTGGCGGCATTAGCTATAATCAGTCCAGCAAGAGCTTTGTCATAATCTCCACTAAATATAAGTAGATTCAATTTTTTGTTCAAATGAAACACCCCTTAATTTTATAAAATATAGTAGTTTACACATCATATAAAATTAGTTTGAGTCTTATGAAAAATTTTATTCAAGAATTAATTTATGTAACTGTCTTATTGGTTATATATTGCATAATATTTGATTTTCTAATATTATTATAGAAAAGTGTAAATATTATTTATGGAGGTGATTCTTTGAGTTTAAAAGGATTTTATTTACTGCCTCATCCTCCCATTGTAATTCCAGAGATAGGAAAAGGGCAGGAAAAAAAGATTAGTAATACCGGTGATAGCTTTCATATAATAGGAAAAGAGATTGCCAAAAAAGCTCCAGATACCATTATACTTGTGACTCCCCATGGTGTCATGTTTAAAGATGCTATTGCCTTAAGTTATGAAGATGAAATATCAGGGGATTTAAAGAATTTTGGAGCCTGGGATATTTCTAGGAAATTGCATGTTAACAAGTCTCTTACCAGTAAAATATATGAACTTGCATATAAAGATCATATACCTGTTGTAATGGCCACCAATTCTCTTTTAAATAAATATAATACTTCTATTTATTTAGATCATGGAGCTATGGTTCCTCTGTATTTTATTGATAAATACTATAAGGACTATAAACTTGTACACATAACTTATGCACCTTTAGGTGATATTAATCTATATAAGTTTGGCATGTATATAGATAAAGCAGTGGAAGAGTCAGGAGAAGAAGTTGTATTTATAGCAAGTGGAGACTTATCCCATAAATTAAAAGAAGAAGGACCTTATGGGTACAGTCCTTTTGGGGAAAAGTTCGATAGGGAGTTTCTTGAAAATTTAAAAAATGGAGATGTTAAGGACATTTTTAATATGGATAGGGAGAATATAGTTAATGCAGCAGAGTGTGGGAGAAATTCTGTTTTAACCTTACTGGGAGCTTTAGATAAGAGTAAATTTAATGGGGAACTTTTAAGTTATGAGGGAACTTTTGGAGTAGGTTATGGAGTAATGAGGTTTAATGTATTATCAGAGGATACCTCAAAATTAAAGCAATTAGAATTACTTCAAAGTCATGCCTTGGAAAAGAGAAAAGAGGAAAGCAATCCCTATGTAAGACTTGCAAGAGAAAGTGTTGAGTTTTATTTAAATAGGGGAAGAGTGCCTAAAAAAATTCCAGATTATATAACAGATGAAATGAAACATACCAAAAGGGGAGTATTTGTATCTTTAAAAAAATATGGAGATTTAAGAGGATGTATAGGTACCATATTTCCTGCCACAAATAATGTAGCGGAAGAAATCATACGCAATGCTGTTGAAGCTGCTTTTAATGATCCAAGATTTTATAAAGTGGAAAAGGAGGAGCTTTTGGATATTGTCTTTTCAGTAGATGTTTTAACAGAACCTGAACCCTCTTGCAAAGAAGAATTGGATCCGGAGCAATATGGTGTCATTGTGAGAAAAGAAAGAAAAACAGGACTTTTACTTCCCAATTTAGAAAGTGTAGATACAGTGGAAAAGCAACTCTTAATTGCCCTGGAAAAGGCAGGTATAAAACCTGAGGAGGAATATACAATAGAAAGATTTAAAGTAGTTCGATATAAAGAACATTGAAAAGAAGGTAGATATTATGAAAATGGAAGCTTTATTTTATGAAAAACTTAAAGACAAAGTTCATTGTTTTTTATGTCCTCATAATTGTGTAATTAAAGAAGGGGATTTTGGAAAGTGTAATGTGAGAGTCCATGAAAGAGGAAAACTTTTTACTATAAATTATGGGGAAATCACCTCTGGGGCACTGGATCCTATAGAGAAAAAGCCTCTTCGTTACTTTAAACCACACAGCTATATTTTTTCAGTAGGGAGTTTTGGATGTAATTTTACCTGTGATTTTTGTCAAAATTATACTATATCCCAGTTTAGAGCTAAAAGTAAATTTGTGTCCGAAAAGAATTTAATAAATACTGCAGTGGAATTGAAAAATAATATAGGAGTGGCCTTTACTTATAATGAGCCTACAATATGGTATGAATATGTGTATAATTGTGCTAAACTTTTAAAAGAAAAAAAGTCTGATTCGGCAGTAGTACTTGTTACTAATGGATATATAAATGAAGAACCTCTTGTTCAGCTTATTCCCTATGTAGATGCCATGAATATTGATTTGAAAAGTTTTAATGAAGGGTATTATAAAAATCTCTGCGGGGGAAGTTTAAAGCCGGTACTAAAAACTATTGAAAAAGCTGCAGGAGTTTGTCATGTGGAAATTACTACCTTGCTGGTGAGCGGGAAAAATGATGATTTAAAGGAAGTGGAAAATATTTCGAAATTCTTAAGTTCCATAGATAATAATATACCTCTTCATCTCTCCAGATATTTTCCAAGATATAAACTTAAAAATTCTCCTACGGATATAAACTTTATAAAAAAGGCAGAAGCTGTGGCCAGGAAATATCTTAATAGAGTAATTTTAGGAAATGTATATTAAAAATTGTGTATTATGAATTGTGAACTGTGAATTGTCAATATGGTATAATGTTCTCTGTATAACCATTTAATATATGAATCAAGGAAGGTGAAAATTAATGAAGATACTAGCTTATAGTTATAGAGCTGATGAAACCATGTATTTTCAGGAGTTCAGTAAAAAGTATAAAGTTGAAGTGGTATTATGTAATGATGCTCCTAATATGAAAAATGCAGAACTGGCTAGGGGGTTTCAATGTGTGAGCATAGTTACTACTCCCATTTCAGGAGAACTGGTAGAAAAATTTCATGAAATGGGAGTAAAATTTATATCCACAAGAACTATTGGATATGATCATATAGATATTGAAAAGGCCAGACAATTAGATATGCATGTAGGAAATGTAACTTATTCTCCAAGCAGTGTAGCAGATCATACTGTTATGGTAATTTTAATGACAATACGGAAGATGAAAGCTATTATGGAATGTGCCAGTGTACAGGATTATTCCTTAAAAGGTGTACAGGGGAGAGAACTTCATAATTTAACTGTGGGTGTTATTGGTACGGGGAAAATTGGACAAAGGGTAATTAGAAATTTAAGTGGATTTGGTTGTAAAATAATAGCCCATAGTTCTCATGAAAATGAAGATGTAAAAAAATATGCTACCTATGTTTCATTGGAAGAACTCTTAAAAAATAGCAATATCATTACATTACATATTCCCGCTAGGAAAAATAATTATCACATCATTGATAAAAATTCTATAGATATGATGAAAGATGGAGTATTTATTATTAATACAGCCCGGGGCTCTCTTATTAATACCGATGATTTGATAGAAGGTATTGAACAGAAAAAAATTGCAGGAGCGGCTTTAGATGTTATTGAACATGAATCCAATCTGTACTACAATAATTTGAAATGTGAAATACTGGATAATAGACAATTGGCAATTTTAAAATCCTATCCTAATGTAATTATTACACCTCATACGGCCTTTTATACAGATCAGTCTGTGAGTGATATGATAGAAAACTCTATTTTAAGTTGTATCTTATTTATTGAAGGAAAAGAAAATCCCTGGCAAGTTGTATAAGGAGGGCGCAACCTCCTTTAATTTTAATATTTATAAAATAAAAAATAGCAAAATCAACTGCTATTATATTGAATTTCTATTCAAATATGTTATAATACAATATATACAAAACACACAATTATACCATATGACTACTATACCATATTACAAATCATATGTCAAGTATTTTGTTTAATTTTTTAAGGGGTGATAATTATGAACCTGCTTGAAATGTTTAATTCTCTCAATAACATTGAAAAATCAAAGGATATAACTGAACTTTTAAAATTAAATAAACATCTAAAAAAACAAAATCTTTTTCTCAAAGAATGGGATGTAAAAGATATTATAGAAACAAGAAATATTACTTTAAAAGCTCAGGGCAGACTGGAACTTAATATGAATATTTTAAAAGATATTATAAGAGAGCTCGCATATTCTCCTTATGTAAATCAGCATAATTTAGTTGAAAATATTAATGATATCTATGAAATATTCCATTATATAAAAAATCACACATCAGACTTTCTTGAAGATGAAGAAATATTTAAAGCTATAATGTTCCTTTTTAATAAAGTTTATAATGGTTCCACAGAACTTATGAAAGGAAAGGGTATCGAAAGAATTGTAAATAATTTTAGAAGTGGTAGAGAACTTACTGATATGGAAGATGAGGAGGGAGATGAGTATTGAAGACTTTGCCCAAAAGTATGGAAGCAGGTGTTCTTTTAATTTTTAAAGAATTAGTTATAAGGTATACAAAAGGAGAAAGCAGTTCTATAAAGGAGGACAATGCCATTAATATTCTCAATTCCATATACTATTCCATAAATGCCTATATACAAAATTATGGAGGACAAAATAGATGTTATACTTTAATCTATGAAATAGATGTTAAATTTATATATAAAGAAGGTGTTGAACTTGTTAAAAAACATACTGAAGAGTGTAGGGAGTTCTATAAAAATATAAAAGAAAATAAACTTAATATTCCTCTAGAGATTTATAATGATACAATAGATAACTTAGGCGATTTTTTCAATAATTATGATGAGATTTTTGCAGCTTATGATATACCCTGCAGCGTCGATTATCCACTTATGTTTGATAATATGAATTTAACAGGTATTTTTTATATAAAGCAGTATCTTGAAAAATTAAAAATAGAAACTGATTTTTGTAATTTTTTCAAACAATCTTCCATTAGAAAAGTACTCAGGGATTATGGCAAAAAATATAAAATAAATATTATAAAATCTCCAATTAATGTATTTCAGGTGCTCTTAGATCAATCTATTTTTGTGATTTTATGTGGAAACAATGAAATTACTCTTGAAATTTCACCACATGACAGGGAAGTAATGAAAAGAAGTTTACTTGAAAAAAATAGAGAGGAATTAAAAAGTATCTTAAAGGAAATCTTTAAAGGGGTAATCGTTAAATTTAATATTAGAGATAAAAAGCTTATAGAGTATATAAAAAGATATAAAAGTTCATTTATAGTACGATTTTTAAATGCTTACGATAATGGAAATCTGTCAAATATGATTATTATAGAAAAGGAAGAATCTAAAGAAGATAAAATTATCTTTAAAAAAGGCAGCAAAATGAGTAATTATAAGTTCGCTTCTATTGTAGAGGAGGTAATGGAATGTAGATATATTGAGGATAAAATTAATATTATATCTTCGAATTTAAAGTCATTTGAAGACTATATAGATCTTTTGGATTCCGAGTGCCTATTTGGCAGTGAATATATAGAAGTATTCAAGACACTAGGAGATATGCCTCTGGCTGTACTTGGTAGAACAGTATTTTATGATGATTTAAACTACAATTCTCTGAATTTATCCTGTGAGAAATTAACTAAATATAAGGATAATATGGAATCAGAATGGCAGAATTATTTCATTGAATTTTTATTGAGTTTACCAGAGAAAAGGATAAAAAATGTGGAAAATTTAATAGTTAAAATAGATTTAGAGGAAAATTTAATTTAAAAATGTATTGACAAAGGAAAAATAATTGCTAAAATAAAATTAGCACTCAAGTATTATAAGTGCTAACAAAAATGTACTTAAATACCTTTAAAATAAGGTTATATCAAAATTACAAAATGTATCTATGTAATAATATAGTAATGATGAAAAATACAGTATTAATTACATAGATTTTATGTGATCTATATATTATTAAAGTTTTAAGCCATATATTTTACATATTAAAGAAAGGAAATGATAAAATGACTACAAAACAGTTTAAAGCAGAATCAAAGAGGCTGCTTGACTTGGTTATTAACTCTATTTATACCAATAAAGAGATATTTTTAAGAGAACTTATATCCAATGCCAGTGATGCAATTGATAAAAGTTATTACCGTTCGCTTGTTGATGAAAATGTTACTTTTAACAGAGATGATTTTTATATTAGAATTACTGCAGATAAAGAAAACAGAACACTTACAATTTTTGATACAGGAATAGGTATGACAGAAGAAGAACTTGAAAATAATCTGGGTACTATTGCAAAAAGTGGTTCTTTTGCCTTTAAAAATGAAAATGAATTGAAAGAAGGAGTGGATATTATAGGTCAATTTGGAGTTGGCTTTTATTCTGCTTTTATGGTATCTGATTTAGTTACGGTAAAAAGTCGTGCCATTAATTCAGATAAGGCATATAAATGGGAATCAAAAGGGGTAGAAGGTTACACTATTGAAAGCTGTGAAAAAGAAGATGTGGGAACTGAAGTCATATTAAAAATTAAACAAGACACAGAAGATGAAAAGTACAGTGAATTTTTAGATGAATATAAAATAAAATCTTTAATAAAGAAATACTCTGATTTTATAAAATATCCTATTAAAATGATGGTAAAGAAAAGTAAATTGAAAGAAGGCAGCGACAAGGATTATGAAGACTATTTTGAAGATGAAACTTTAAACAGCATGGTGCCTATCTGGAGAAAAAATAAAAATGAATTAAAACCTGAGGATTATGAGCAGTTTTACATGGATAAACATTTTGGCTATGAAAAACCTCTTAAAACAATTCATGCCAGTGTAGAAGGGGTAACAAGTTATAATACCTTGCTTTTTATTCCTGCAAGAGCACCTTATGATTTTTATACAAAGGAATTTCAAAAGGGATTGGAACTTTATTCAAATGGTGTACTGATAATGGAAAAGTGTGCTGATTTATTACCAGATTATTTTAGTTTTGTGCAAGGGCTGGTTGATTCTGCCGATCTTTCCCTTAATATTTCAAGAGAACTTCTGCAGCATGACAGACAGCTTAAATTTATTGCTAAAAAAATAAAAGAAAAGATTAAAAGTGAACTTTTACTTATGCTGAAAAATGATAGGGAAAAGTATAATGAGTTTTATAAAAACTTTGGAAGACAGCTTAAATATGGTGTTTATTCTGATTTTGGAATGAATAAAGATGTACTTAAGGATTTATTAATGTTCTACTCTTCCACAGAGAAAAAACTTGTAAGTCTTGATGAATATATATCCCGTATGAAAAATGAGCAGAAATTTATATATTATGCATCGGGAGAAAGTATAGAAAAAATTGATAAATTGCCTCAAACTGAACTGGTTAAAGATAAGGGCTTTGAAATATTATATTTTACTG
This window encodes:
- a CDS encoding LysE/ArgO family amino acid transporter, yielding MMKYLIQGFILGISYVAPIGMQNLYVINTAVAMSRRRAYETAFITIFFDITLSVASFFGIGILIDNFYFLKLLIFLLGTIVIIYIGISLIKSKPQLSKDNINIDMSLCKLAAACFTVTWLNPQAIIDGSLLLGGFRASMPLYACKFFIAGVCMASFIWFIFLATVFSILKNNLNENIFGKINIICGSVVIFYGVKLGHNFLKLILHS
- a CDS encoding DsrE/DsrF/DrsH-like family protein, with the protein product MNKKLNLLIFSGDYDKALAGLIIANAAREIDIDVSIFFGFWGLLLVRDPKAPPCENKTVYEKMFSMMTPNGIEELPLSKMNFSGIGKEMLKAMMKEEDTPSITAFLKGALKKGVKFYGCKLSVEIMGFKKEELLPEVEIIEAKDYLKDAVNSNMQLFI
- the amrA gene encoding AmmeMemoRadiSam system protein A, which encodes MSLKGFYLLPHPPIVIPEIGKGQEKKISNTGDSFHIIGKEIAKKAPDTIILVTPHGVMFKDAIALSYEDEISGDLKNFGAWDISRKLHVNKSLTSKIYELAYKDHIPVVMATNSLLNKYNTSIYLDHGAMVPLYFIDKYYKDYKLVHITYAPLGDINLYKFGMYIDKAVEESGEEVVFIASGDLSHKLKEEGPYGYSPFGEKFDREFLENLKNGDVKDIFNMDRENIVNAAECGRNSVLTLLGALDKSKFNGELLSYEGTFGVGYGVMRFNVLSEDTSKLKQLELLQSHALEKRKEESNPYVRLARESVEFYLNRGRVPKKIPDYITDEMKHTKRGVFVSLKKYGDLRGCIGTIFPATNNVAEEIIRNAVEAAFNDPRFYKVEKEELLDIVFSVDVLTEPEPSCKEELDPEQYGVIVRKERKTGLLLPNLESVDTVEKQLLIALEKAGIKPEEEYTIERFKVVRYKEH
- the amrS gene encoding AmmeMemoRadiSam system radical SAM enzyme; amino-acid sequence: MKMEALFYEKLKDKVHCFLCPHNCVIKEGDFGKCNVRVHERGKLFTINYGEITSGALDPIEKKPLRYFKPHSYIFSVGSFGCNFTCDFCQNYTISQFRAKSKFVSEKNLINTAVELKNNIGVAFTYNEPTIWYEYVYNCAKLLKEKKSDSAVVLVTNGYINEEPLVQLIPYVDAMNIDLKSFNEGYYKNLCGGSLKPVLKTIEKAAGVCHVEITTLLVSGKNDDLKEVENISKFLSSIDNNIPLHLSRYFPRYKLKNSPTDINFIKKAEAVARKYLNRVILGNVY
- a CDS encoding D-isomer specific 2-hydroxyacid dehydrogenase family protein, coding for MKILAYSYRADETMYFQEFSKKYKVEVVLCNDAPNMKNAELARGFQCVSIVTTPISGELVEKFHEMGVKFISTRTIGYDHIDIEKARQLDMHVGNVTYSPSSVADHTVMVILMTIRKMKAIMECASVQDYSLKGVQGRELHNLTVGVIGTGKIGQRVIRNLSGFGCKIIAHSSHENEDVKKYATYVSLEELLKNSNIITLHIPARKNNYHIIDKNSIDMMKDGVFIINTARGSLINTDDLIEGIEQKKIAGAALDVIEHESNLYYNNLKCEILDNRQLAILKSYPNVIITPHTAFYTDQSVSDMIENSILSCILFIEGKENPWQVV
- a CDS encoding DUF6323 family protein translates to MNLLEMFNSLNNIEKSKDITELLKLNKHLKKQNLFLKEWDVKDIIETRNITLKAQGRLELNMNILKDIIRELAYSPYVNQHNLVENINDIYEIFHYIKNHTSDFLEDEEIFKAIMFLFNKVYNGSTELMKGKGIERIVNNFRSGRELTDMEDEEGDEY
- a CDS encoding DUF6179 domain-containing protein, with protein sequence MKTLPKSMEAGVLLIFKELVIRYTKGESSSIKEDNAINILNSIYYSINAYIQNYGGQNRCYTLIYEIDVKFIYKEGVELVKKHTEECREFYKNIKENKLNIPLEIYNDTIDNLGDFFNNYDEIFAAYDIPCSVDYPLMFDNMNLTGIFYIKQYLEKLKIETDFCNFFKQSSIRKVLRDYGKKYKINIIKSPINVFQVLLDQSIFVILCGNNEITLEISPHDREVMKRSLLEKNREELKSILKEIFKGVIVKFNIRDKKLIEYIKRYKSSFIVRFLNAYDNGNLSNMIIIEKEESKEDKIIFKKGSKMSNYKFASIVEEVMECRYIEDKINIISSNLKSFEDYIDLLDSECLFGSEYIEVFKTLGDMPLAVLGRTVFYDDLNYNSLNLSCEKLTKYKDNMESEWQNYFIEFLLSLPEKRIKNVENLIVKIDLEENLI
- the htpG gene encoding molecular chaperone HtpG, with translation MTTKQFKAESKRLLDLVINSIYTNKEIFLRELISNASDAIDKSYYRSLVDENVTFNRDDFYIRITADKENRTLTIFDTGIGMTEEELENNLGTIAKSGSFAFKNENELKEGVDIIGQFGVGFYSAFMVSDLVTVKSRAINSDKAYKWESKGVEGYTIESCEKEDVGTEVILKIKQDTEDEKYSEFLDEYKIKSLIKKYSDFIKYPIKMMVKKSKLKEGSDKDYEDYFEDETLNSMVPIWRKNKNELKPEDYEQFYMDKHFGYEKPLKTIHASVEGVTSYNTLLFIPARAPYDFYTKEFQKGLELYSNGVLIMEKCADLLPDYFSFVQGLVDSADLSLNISRELLQHDRQLKFIAKKIKEKIKSELLLMLKNDREKYNEFYKNFGRQLKYGVYSDFGMNKDVLKDLLMFYSSTEKKLVSLDEYISRMKNEQKFIYYASGESIEKIDKLPQTELVKDKGFEILYFTDDVDEFAIKMLVKYDEKEFKSVSSKDLGFESDEKESDKETEENKELFDFMKEALKDKVKEVKASKRLKTHPVCLASSGELSIEMEKVLNMTPENQNIKADKILEINTNHEMFNAVKQAFTEDKDKLKMLSNVLYNQALLIEGLSVDDPVQFANDVCSLIK